One genomic segment of Gemmatimonadales bacterium includes these proteins:
- a CDS encoding N-acetylornithine carbamoyltransferase, with product MTKRDFLAVEDWSFAEIESVLALATRVKRGQILGGLERKVLAMVFLDPSLRTRTSFETGMFLHGGHAVVLEPGKGSWALETEEGIVMDRDTVEHVTEAARVLGRYADALAVRSFPRGSEWATARQDTILRQFARHCEKPVINLESSRRHPCQELADAFTLREKLGETRGKKFVLTWAWHPKALPTAVPVSAALAAARMGMDVTIAAPEGCDLDPEDVRRIRELGAEAGGGQLAFAHDQGAAIAGADAVYAKSWGPVSMYGSADVQRPWFDRYRDWRLTAEQMSTTRNGKGIAMHCLPVRRNVEIDDAVLDGPHSVVVDEAENRLHVQRALLLTMIGSTQ from the coding sequence GTGACCAAACGCGATTTTCTCGCCGTGGAAGACTGGTCCTTTGCCGAGATCGAGTCGGTGCTGGCGCTGGCCACCCGGGTCAAGCGTGGCCAGATCCTCGGGGGACTCGAGCGCAAGGTGCTCGCGATGGTCTTCCTCGACCCGAGCCTCCGCACCCGCACCAGCTTCGAGACGGGGATGTTTCTCCATGGGGGGCACGCCGTCGTCCTCGAGCCGGGCAAGGGCAGCTGGGCACTGGAGACGGAAGAAGGCATCGTGATGGATCGGGACACCGTGGAGCACGTCACCGAGGCCGCCCGAGTCCTCGGCCGGTACGCCGACGCACTGGCGGTTCGCTCCTTTCCCCGTGGAAGTGAATGGGCCACCGCGCGCCAGGACACGATCCTGCGGCAGTTTGCCCGACACTGCGAGAAGCCGGTCATCAATCTCGAGTCGTCGCGTCGTCATCCCTGCCAGGAGCTGGCGGATGCGTTCACGCTCAGGGAAAAGCTTGGCGAGACCAGGGGAAAGAAGTTCGTGCTGACCTGGGCCTGGCATCCCAAGGCGCTCCCGACGGCGGTACCGGTAAGCGCCGCCCTGGCGGCGGCACGCATGGGCATGGACGTCACGATTGCCGCGCCCGAGGGCTGCGACCTCGACCCCGAGGATGTGCGGCGCATTCGCGAACTGGGGGCGGAGGCCGGCGGCGGCCAGCTGGCATTCGCGCACGATCAGGGCGCCGCCATCGCCGGAGCCGACGCGGTCTACGCCAAGTCCTGGGGCCCGGTATCGATGTACGGATCTGCCGACGTGCAGCGGCCCTGGTTCGACCGGTACCGCGACTGGCGGCTCACGGCGGAGCAGATGTCGACGACGCGAAACGGCAAGGGCATCGCGATGCACTGCCTGCCAGTGCGCCGCAACGTCGAAATCGATGATGCCGTGCTCGACGGCCCGCACTCAGTGGTGGTGGACGAGGCGGAGAACCGGCTGCATGTGCAGCGGGCGCTCCTTCTCACGATGATCGGGAGCACGCAGTGA
- the argB gene encoding acetylglutamate kinase — protein sequence MSIDTSKGIAGLKGALRYVRAYRDQVFVVKLGGEVLADPRAVDGIAAQVSLLNSLGIQLVVVHGGGPQATALSRRMGAEPRIVAGRRVTDDDALAVAKMVYAGQLNVDLLASLRAHEAQGVGLSGVDADLITAHRRPPVKVVDDDGRSQTVDYGHVGDLDRVDPRVLRTLLDARFVPVVASLAGDGDGNVFNVNADTVAEALAVALRAQKLIFLTGAPGVLRDREDPSSLIAFADPDDLAGLLASGAVAGGMRPKVEACIRAATGGVERTHIIDGRVADALLLEVFTGAGCGTMIVGRKEKATYLGVDLAD from the coding sequence GTGAGCATTGATACGTCGAAGGGAATCGCGGGCCTCAAGGGTGCCCTGCGGTACGTGCGCGCCTATCGGGACCAGGTCTTCGTGGTCAAGCTGGGGGGCGAGGTCCTCGCCGACCCGCGAGCCGTGGACGGCATCGCGGCGCAGGTGTCGCTCCTCAACAGCCTTGGCATCCAGTTGGTTGTGGTGCACGGGGGCGGACCCCAGGCCACGGCACTCAGCCGGCGCATGGGAGCCGAGCCCCGGATCGTGGCCGGCCGCCGCGTCACCGATGACGACGCGCTGGCCGTGGCGAAGATGGTGTACGCCGGGCAGCTCAACGTCGACCTCCTCGCCTCCCTCCGCGCGCACGAGGCGCAAGGCGTGGGACTGAGCGGCGTGGACGCCGATCTCATCACTGCCCACCGCCGGCCCCCGGTCAAGGTGGTGGACGACGACGGCAGGTCGCAGACCGTGGACTACGGGCATGTCGGTGATCTCGACCGCGTGGACCCCCGGGTGCTGCGCACGCTCCTCGATGCGCGGTTCGTGCCGGTGGTGGCGAGCCTGGCCGGGGACGGAGACGGAAACGTCTTCAACGTCAACGCCGATACGGTGGCGGAAGCGCTGGCCGTGGCACTGCGGGCGCAGAAGCTGATCTTCCTGACTGGCGCACCCGGCGTGCTCCGTGACCGGGAGGATCCGTCGAGCCTGATCGCGTTTGCCGATCCGGATGACCTGGCCGGTCTGCTCGCGAGCGGGGCGGTAGCCGGCGGGATGCGCCCCAAGGTGGAGGCGTGCATCCGTGCGGCCACCGGCGGTGTCGAGCGGACCCACATTATCGACGGTCGTGTGGCGGACGCGCTTCTCCTCGAGGTCTTCACCGGTGCCGGATGCGGCACCATGATCGTCGGTCGAAAGGAAAAGGCGACCTATCTCGGCGTCGACCTGGCCGACTGA
- a CDS encoding M20/M25/M40 family metallo-hydrolase codes for MASLVEETARRWGLPVLRDAAGVSVRVSGKAPGPTLALVSHLDVVPPGSGWTRDPFTPVIEAGRLFGRGSGDAKASVAAMLCAAHDIATAGGPARGDLLVLLGLGEETRNTSMPDLVGRAGPVDAAIVGEPTDLDFAVAQRGLMMVDLIARGDQRHAGRVNEDGAFTNALTALARDLIKLETLFTDRPHPILGHPTVTATMVTAGVSRNVTPPSAKAVLDVRSTPAWTHEELADGLRAALASEVVVTSDRLVPCETPPGSALLAACASVRPAATRYGSPTCSDWVFLRHLDAVKCGPGSSRRSHTADECVDLDQVSAARRFYADLAGEYLQ; via the coding sequence GTGGCGAGTCTGGTCGAGGAGACCGCGCGGCGCTGGGGGCTCCCCGTCCTCCGGGACGCAGCGGGCGTGTCTGTGCGCGTCTCCGGCAAGGCGCCCGGACCGACGCTTGCCCTTGTGTCGCATCTCGACGTGGTGCCGCCCGGGTCCGGCTGGACTCGCGACCCGTTCACCCCTGTCATTGAAGCGGGCCGGCTCTTCGGGCGGGGCTCGGGCGACGCAAAGGCCTCCGTCGCGGCGATGCTCTGCGCCGCGCACGATATTGCGACCGCCGGTGGTCCGGCGCGGGGCGATCTGCTGGTCCTCCTGGGGCTGGGTGAGGAGACCCGCAACACCTCGATGCCCGACCTGGTGGGTCGCGCCGGTCCGGTCGACGCCGCCATCGTGGGCGAGCCGACCGATCTCGACTTTGCCGTCGCCCAGCGCGGGCTCATGATGGTGGACCTGATAGCCCGCGGCGACCAGCGCCACGCCGGTCGGGTCAACGAAGATGGTGCGTTTACCAACGCGCTCACGGCGCTGGCGCGGGATCTCATCAAGCTCGAAACCCTCTTCACGGATCGGCCGCACCCGATCCTCGGGCATCCCACCGTCACCGCGACGATGGTCACGGCGGGTGTGAGCCGAAACGTCACGCCGCCGTCGGCCAAGGCGGTACTGGACGTCAGGAGCACGCCGGCCTGGACGCACGAGGAACTCGCCGACGGCCTCAGGGCTGCGCTCGCCAGCGAGGTGGTCGTCACCTCGGATCGACTGGTGCCCTGCGAAACCCCGCCGGGGTCGGCATTGCTGGCGGCCTGCGCATCGGTACGTCCCGCGGCCACCCGGTATGGGAGCCCGACCTGCAGCGACTGGGTCTTCCTCCGGCACCTCGACGCGGTCAAGTGCGGACCCGGCAGCAGCCGGCGGTCGCACACCGCGGACGAATGCGTAGATTTGGATCAGGTGTCTGCCGCCCGTCGATTCTACGCCGATCTCGCAGGGGAGTATTTGCAATGA
- the argH gene encoding argininosuccinate lyase gives MTPRRSSPQTLWSPADDPDRLMLDYTIGEDRLWDMRLLPWDVYGSLGHVEGLRASKLLSANAHRKLRTVLRRALREVEDGVLVIDLVHEDVHSAVEDWITRRHGAAGEQLHTGRSRNDQVACDLRLYLKNQLLELHEAAEDVAMALLDFAARHRDQLWPGYTHSRKAMPSSIGLWAAAYAEGLLDTLESLPALWARVDRSPLGSAAGYGVPLPLDREATARALGFAAVEHNVAAVQLGRGKLEAAVLAWCGELGHDLARFSSDVILFSAEEYGYLVLPARLATGSSIMPHKRNPDLFELTRARAATVNGDHAALLHVASRLTGGYHRDFQLLKEPLFRGLQRTREMLAMLTVAIPSLGVNATRCTEAIAGDALATDEVMRRVEEGVRFRRAYREVAAELKAGGHFPPPTRRQILARRGSTGGLGNLGLSVVRARVRARRQWSRRERQRFEQALRRLAGRGPERKL, from the coding sequence ATGACCCCTCGTCGCTCATCCCCACAAACCCTCTGGTCGCCCGCCGACGATCCCGATCGTCTCATGCTCGACTACACCATCGGTGAGGACCGGCTCTGGGACATGCGCCTCCTGCCATGGGACGTGTATGGAAGCCTGGGGCACGTGGAGGGATTGCGCGCGTCAAAGCTCCTGTCGGCCAATGCCCACCGCAAACTGCGGACGGTGCTCCGCCGCGCCTTGCGCGAAGTCGAGGACGGGGTGCTGGTGATCGATCTGGTGCACGAGGACGTGCACAGTGCGGTGGAGGACTGGATCACCCGGCGGCACGGTGCGGCCGGCGAGCAGTTGCATACCGGTCGGTCGCGCAACGACCAGGTGGCCTGCGACCTCCGGCTCTACTTGAAGAACCAGCTGCTCGAGCTGCACGAGGCCGCCGAGGACGTGGCCATGGCGCTCCTCGACTTTGCCGCGCGCCATCGCGACCAGCTGTGGCCGGGATACACGCATTCCCGGAAGGCGATGCCGTCGTCGATTGGACTCTGGGCTGCCGCGTATGCCGAGGGGCTGCTCGATACCCTGGAGTCCCTGCCCGCGCTTTGGGCGCGCGTGGACCGCTCCCCGCTCGGGAGCGCCGCCGGGTACGGGGTCCCGCTGCCGCTCGACCGGGAGGCGACGGCGCGGGCGCTCGGATTCGCCGCCGTGGAGCACAACGTGGCGGCGGTGCAGCTGGGTCGAGGCAAGCTTGAGGCGGCCGTGCTCGCCTGGTGCGGAGAACTGGGCCACGACCTCGCCCGTTTCAGCTCTGACGTGATCCTGTTCAGCGCGGAGGAATACGGCTATCTCGTACTCCCGGCGCGGCTCGCCACCGGCTCCAGCATCATGCCGCACAAACGAAATCCGGATCTCTTCGAGCTGACGCGCGCCCGCGCCGCCACCGTGAACGGCGACCATGCCGCGCTCCTCCACGTGGCCTCCCGCCTGACCGGCGGGTACCATCGCGATTTTCAGTTGCTGAAGGAACCGCTCTTCCGCGGCCTGCAGCGGACGCGCGAGATGCTCGCGATGCTGACGGTGGCCATCCCGTCGCTCGGTGTCAACGCGACGCGTTGCACCGAAGCCATTGCGGGTGACGCCCTCGCCACCGACGAGGTGATGCGCAGGGTGGAGGAGGGGGTGCGGTTCCGGCGCGCGTACCGGGAGGTGGCCGCGGAGCTCAAGGCCGGCGGGCACTTCCCGCCGCCAACCCGCCGGCAGATCCTCGCCCGCCGCGGTTCCACAGGGGGCCTCGGGAATCTTGGGCTGTCGGTGGTGCGCGCCCGTGTCCGGGCACGGCGTCAATGGAGCCGACGCGAGCGGCAACGATTTGAGCAGGCGCTTCGGCGGCTGGCCGGCCGGGGCCCGGAGAGGAAATTGTGA
- a CDS encoding arginine repressor (regulates arginine biosynthesis when complexed with arginine by binding at site that overlap the promotors of the arginine biosynthesis genes) has product MSTDRRKRHMKILELISTQSLRTQEEVAAALAGEGWSVTQSSVSRDIAALRLVKVNGVYRRPVVVAKPVDDPDLRRIAEALIGVETAGDALVVLRTPPGEASPVGAALDRLSWAGVVGTIAGDDTIFVAVRDAAAQRAVLRELRKVAALP; this is encoded by the coding sequence GTGAGCACCGATCGTCGGAAGCGTCACATGAAGATCCTCGAACTGATCAGCACGCAGTCGCTGCGCACGCAGGAAGAGGTGGCGGCGGCGCTGGCGGGCGAGGGGTGGTCCGTCACCCAGTCGTCGGTGAGCCGGGATATCGCCGCACTGCGGCTCGTCAAGGTGAACGGCGTCTATCGCCGGCCCGTGGTGGTCGCCAAGCCGGTCGACGATCCCGACCTCCGGCGCATCGCCGAGGCCCTCATCGGGGTGGAGACCGCTGGGGACGCGCTGGTGGTCCTGCGGACACCGCCAGGCGAGGCGAGCCCCGTCGGCGCGGCGCTCGACCGGCTCTCCTGGGCCGGTGTGGTCGGGACGATCGCCGGGGACGATACTATCTTTGTGGCAGTGCGGGACGCCGCCGCCCAGCGAGCGGTCCTGCGCGAACTTCGTAAGGTTGCCGCACTGCCCTGA